One segment of Metallosphaera cuprina Ar-4 DNA contains the following:
- a CDS encoding DNA-directed DNA polymerase I, protein MVKQLTLTEFSLPERKMDKIEGKSKEEYIEEPVKTNRETLKEAQEDRKYFLLSVDYDGKLGKAKCKLYDSETGELHVFYDNTGHKSYFLVDLEPDQVNKNLKVVKDKSFVRLEKVVKIDPYTWNQISLTKVVVNDPLAVRRLRESVPRAYEAHIKYFNNYIYDFGLIPGMPYVIKKGKIVAIRPEVDVKEVKEAFGDADKITQEMALDWAPLFESEIPSVKRVALDIEVFTPMMGRVPDPYKAEYPIISVALAGTDGLKLVLVLSRGETHLKVNSDVRVESFNSEKELLERLFEILRGYPMVLTFNGDDFDIPYLIFRGYKLGLLPEEIPFEMGEPKRKTDARFTLGIHIDLYRFFFNKAVRNYAFEGKYSEYNLDTVAQALLGMSKVKLDESISDLDASKLVEYNFRDSEITLKLTTFNNELVWKLIVLFSRISKLGVEELTRTEISAWVKNLYYWEHRKRNWLIPLKEEIMERSSGLKTAAVIKGKGYKGAVVIDPPVGVFFNVVVLDFASLYPSIIRNWNLSYETVDIEGCTKKRDIRDESGAKIHEVCMDRPGITAVVTGLLRDFRVKIYKKKGKQANIDEQRKLLYDVVQRGMKVFINATYGVFGAESFPLYAPAVAESVTALGRYVITSTKDYAEKLGLKVVYGDTDSLFIYQPSKEKLDKLVEWTRTNFGLDLEVDKSYRFIAFSGLKKNYFGVFKDSKVDIKGMLAKKRNTPEFLKQAFNEAKQRLAQVQTPEELEKAIADLTAQVKEVYRKLKSKEYNLDELAFRVMLSKSVNSYDKNTPQHVKAAAQLAELNIQVLPRDIISFVKVKGKEGVKPVQLAKLSEIDVDKYYESVRSTFEQLLKSLNVSWDRIESVTSIDSFFK, encoded by the coding sequence ATGGTAAAGCAGCTCACCCTAACTGAGTTCTCGCTTCCTGAGAGAAAGATGGATAAAATTGAAGGGAAATCGAAGGAGGAGTATATAGAAGAACCAGTTAAGACTAATAGAGAGACCTTAAAAGAAGCTCAGGAGGACAGGAAGTATTTCCTGCTTTCCGTAGATTATGACGGGAAATTAGGCAAGGCAAAGTGTAAGCTATACGACTCAGAAACGGGTGAGCTACACGTGTTCTATGACAACACTGGACACAAGTCCTATTTCCTTGTGGATCTGGAGCCAGACCAGGTTAACAAAAATCTCAAAGTGGTGAAGGATAAGTCTTTCGTCAGACTTGAGAAAGTAGTCAAGATTGACCCTTACACTTGGAATCAGATTTCCCTAACTAAGGTGGTGGTAAACGATCCGCTAGCAGTGAGGAGGTTGAGAGAGTCAGTCCCCAGGGCATATGAGGCCCACATCAAGTATTTTAACAATTACATATACGATTTCGGTCTCATTCCGGGAATGCCGTATGTAATAAAAAAGGGTAAAATAGTAGCGATAAGACCGGAAGTTGACGTAAAGGAGGTCAAGGAGGCTTTTGGAGATGCAGATAAGATAACCCAAGAGATGGCTTTAGATTGGGCTCCCCTTTTTGAGTCTGAGATACCCTCAGTTAAGAGGGTCGCTCTAGATATAGAAGTTTTCACTCCAATGATGGGTAGGGTACCTGATCCATATAAGGCAGAGTATCCCATAATTAGCGTAGCTTTAGCCGGCACAGACGGCCTAAAGTTGGTCCTGGTCTTGAGTAGAGGGGAGACTCATTTAAAAGTTAACTCTGACGTGAGGGTTGAGAGTTTCAATAGCGAAAAGGAGCTTTTGGAGAGATTATTTGAAATCTTGAGAGGATATCCTATGGTACTAACGTTTAATGGAGACGACTTCGATATCCCTTACCTCATCTTTAGAGGATACAAGTTAGGTCTCCTCCCAGAAGAGATTCCGTTTGAGATGGGGGAACCCAAGAGAAAGACGGACGCGAGATTTACTCTAGGGATTCACATAGACCTGTACAGGTTCTTCTTTAACAAGGCTGTGAGAAACTATGCGTTCGAAGGAAAGTACTCAGAATATAACCTTGATACGGTAGCTCAAGCTCTATTGGGCATGTCAAAGGTGAAACTTGATGAGTCGATAAGCGATCTTGACGCGTCGAAACTAGTTGAGTACAACTTTCGTGACTCGGAAATAACACTGAAGCTCACCACTTTTAACAACGAGTTAGTGTGGAAATTGATAGTTTTGTTCTCTAGGATTTCTAAACTAGGAGTTGAGGAATTGACCAGGACCGAGATTTCAGCGTGGGTAAAGAACCTGTACTATTGGGAACACAGGAAGAGGAACTGGCTCATCCCTCTCAAAGAGGAGATAATGGAAAGATCATCGGGCTTGAAGACAGCTGCAGTTATCAAGGGTAAGGGATATAAGGGGGCAGTAGTCATTGACCCTCCAGTAGGCGTGTTCTTCAACGTTGTAGTCTTAGACTTCGCCTCTCTATATCCTTCAATCATAAGGAACTGGAACTTGAGCTATGAAACCGTTGATATAGAGGGTTGTACAAAGAAGAGAGACATACGCGACGAGAGCGGAGCTAAAATCCATGAGGTGTGTATGGACAGACCAGGAATAACAGCAGTCGTAACGGGTTTACTAAGAGACTTCAGGGTTAAGATATATAAAAAGAAAGGTAAACAGGCTAACATAGACGAGCAAAGGAAATTGCTATATGACGTAGTTCAGAGAGGTATGAAGGTGTTCATAAATGCCACTTACGGAGTGTTCGGTGCCGAAAGCTTCCCTCTCTATGCACCGGCCGTAGCGGAGAGCGTTACTGCTCTAGGTAGATACGTTATCACATCAACTAAAGACTACGCAGAAAAATTAGGTTTGAAAGTGGTATATGGAGACACGGACTCCTTATTTATCTATCAACCGAGCAAGGAGAAACTAGACAAGCTCGTAGAGTGGACAAGAACGAACTTCGGTCTAGACCTAGAGGTGGATAAGAGCTATAGGTTCATCGCCTTCTCAGGACTGAAAAAGAACTATTTCGGCGTGTTCAAAGATTCTAAGGTCGACATTAAGGGAATGTTAGCTAAGAAAAGGAACACGCCTGAGTTCCTTAAACAGGCGTTTAATGAGGCTAAACAAAGGTTGGCCCAGGTTCAAACTCCTGAAGAGTTAGAGAAGGCCATAGCTGATCTAACGGCACAAGTAAAGGAGGTCTATAGAAAGCTCAAGTCAAAGGAATATAACCTAGATGAGTTGGCGTTTAGGGTAATGCTATCTAAAAGCGTAAACTCCTACGATAAGAACACCCCACAACACGTGAAAGCTGCGGCCCAACTCGCTGAGCTCAACATCCAAGTTCTACCAAGAGACATTATAAGTTTCGTGAAGGTGAAGGGAAAGGAGGGAGTAAAGCCAGTACAACTAGCTAAGCTTTCCGAAATAGACGTGGATAAATATTATGAGAGCGTAAGGAGTACTTTTGAACAGCTACTAAAAAGTCTCAACGTGAGCTGGGACAGGATAGAATCCGTAACCTCCATTGATTCTTTCTTTAAGTGA
- a CDS encoding inositol-3-phosphate synthase, with translation MIRVALAGCGNVASALIQAIEYVRQGGVIPGVLDLYYKPDEIEVVAAFDIDERKVGKRLSQAIFEKPNVVEKYVDVRSDVIVKRGPTLDGNLGILSKVIVESKQKPDDVVNTLTEERVDVVLNLLPTGANEASEFYAKASLDSRSALINASPSPLVESMGSKFQDMNVPILGDDLISQIGGTALHSGIINFLEKRGVKVIRSYQIDISGTTETLVTLEDWRKDLKKRIKSSYISSQQEGVEVVAGTSDYVEFLGDRRVSYMVIEGEYALGAKVRIDISMKSLDGPNAVSPLIDLIRLAKLLRDRRIGGCPPQICSHYFKGYKGKTSADTRSALLSYVQGLK, from the coding sequence TTGATAAGGGTAGCCTTAGCGGGTTGCGGAAACGTAGCCTCGGCCTTAATTCAGGCTATAGAATACGTGAGACAAGGAGGAGTGATACCTGGAGTATTAGATCTTTACTACAAGCCCGATGAGATTGAGGTAGTGGCCGCTTTCGATATCGATGAAAGGAAAGTGGGAAAGAGGTTGTCTCAAGCTATATTCGAGAAGCCTAACGTGGTTGAGAAATATGTGGACGTGAGGTCGGACGTTATCGTTAAGAGGGGACCTACGCTTGATGGAAACCTAGGAATTTTAAGCAAGGTTATAGTAGAGTCTAAGCAAAAGCCGGACGATGTGGTTAATACGCTAACTGAAGAGAGGGTTGACGTGGTTTTAAACCTCTTACCTACGGGAGCTAATGAGGCTAGTGAGTTCTACGCCAAGGCCTCTCTGGATTCGAGATCCGCACTGATAAACGCCTCTCCCTCACCTCTAGTCGAAAGTATGGGCTCCAAGTTTCAAGATATGAACGTTCCTATTTTAGGAGACGATCTGATAAGTCAAATAGGCGGGACCGCTCTTCATAGCGGTATAATTAACTTCCTCGAGAAGAGGGGAGTGAAAGTCATCAGATCCTATCAAATAGACATATCGGGAACTACAGAGACACTTGTCACCTTAGAAGATTGGCGTAAAGATCTAAAGAAACGGATAAAATCGTCTTACATCTCCTCGCAGCAAGAAGGGGTTGAAGTGGTTGCTGGAACTTCAGATTACGTAGAGTTCTTAGGAGATAGAAGAGTAAGTTACATGGTTATAGAAGGAGAATACGCTCTAGGAGCTAAAGTGAGGATAGACATCTCAATGAAAAGCCTAGACGGCCCTAATGCGGTCTCACCTCTCATAGATTTAATCAGGTTAGCTAAGTTGTTAAGGGATAGAAGGATAGGTGGATGTCCTCCCCAAATATGTTCACATTACTTTAAGGGTTATAAGGGTAAAACTAGTGCGGATACAAGGTCGGCCCTATTAAGTTACGTTCAGGGCCTGAAGTGA
- the nuoN gene encoding NADH-quinone oxidoreductase subunit NuoN: MSFIPYVPIVATSIIILFSSISVLFMDNDKNYKSALYLTSGSLILTLAILTISLYLRLYNYSLFSSSLYLDVPGYLLSFVTLVGTLVALVGLGGHMESWKTRSSMLSLIMLTDLGVIYMAFAYNVLVILTGWAIASAATYAITMLRKDRLSVEAGIKYLILGLVSSSFMILGFAAYVVSTNTLSLAFSSASYPDLLLLGIALLAMSFMFKIGAFPFQGWLPDVYTMADRGSISFVSSVGKLVGIVPLLKILTLGDPSSLEETALVVLFATISILSMVVGNIVAFSRSDVASILSFSSIAQMGFILIGFAVIQINITLAEIAIFTQILAYVISQAGLFNFLSHVEKLNGTTNLEGLRGLAKADKALASSAAILLLSLLGIPPILGFWGKLFLFESAYFLPWLVIIGVINSAASAGYYIPVIREMFREGSVKVIKSGERDSVIIAAILSIIVGILAPLVLVVLN; this comes from the coding sequence ATGAGCTTCATTCCTTATGTCCCGATCGTAGCGACTTCCATAATAATTTTGTTCTCTTCAATCTCGGTTCTTTTCATGGATAATGATAAGAATTATAAATCTGCGCTGTACCTGACCTCTGGTAGCCTTATCTTAACGCTTGCGATTCTGACGATTTCATTATATCTAAGGCTTTACAACTATTCACTTTTCTCAAGTTCGCTATATCTTGACGTACCTGGATACTTACTTTCATTTGTAACTCTAGTAGGTACATTGGTAGCACTGGTGGGTTTGGGTGGTCACATGGAAAGTTGGAAAACGAGGTCTTCAATGCTCTCGCTTATCATGCTAACAGACCTAGGAGTGATTTACATGGCGTTCGCCTATAACGTTCTTGTAATATTAACGGGCTGGGCCATAGCTTCAGCCGCCACTTACGCTATAACTATGCTCAGGAAGGACAGGTTATCAGTGGAGGCTGGAATAAAGTACCTTATATTAGGTTTGGTTTCATCCTCTTTCATGATTCTAGGGTTCGCAGCCTATGTGGTCTCCACTAATACGCTCTCCCTGGCTTTCTCCTCCGCATCGTATCCAGACCTTCTTCTCCTCGGGATAGCTCTACTTGCGATGTCCTTCATGTTTAAGATCGGAGCTTTCCCATTCCAGGGATGGTTACCTGACGTTTACACAATGGCTGACAGAGGGTCAATCTCTTTCGTTTCCAGCGTTGGCAAACTAGTAGGGATAGTCCCGTTACTCAAGATCCTAACCCTAGGAGACCCTTCATCTCTGGAGGAGACAGCCTTGGTTGTGCTTTTTGCTACAATATCAATACTTAGCATGGTTGTAGGCAATATAGTGGCCTTCTCTCGAAGTGACGTGGCGTCAATTCTATCCTTCAGTAGCATAGCTCAAATGGGCTTCATCCTGATAGGTTTCGCCGTGATTCAAATAAACATTACACTCGCAGAAATTGCTATATTCACTCAAATACTAGCATACGTTATATCCCAAGCCGGACTATTTAATTTTCTAAGTCATGTGGAGAAACTTAACGGGACAACTAACCTTGAAGGACTTAGGGGTTTAGCTAAGGCGGACAAGGCGCTAGCGTCCTCCGCAGCGATCTTATTGTTGAGCTTGCTAGGGATACCCCCAATACTAGGTTTTTGGGGGAAGCTTTTCCTGTTCGAGTCGGCTTACTTCCTACCTTGGCTAGTCATAATAGGTGTGATTAACAGCGCAGCGTCCGCTGGTTACTACATCCCTGTAATAAGAGAGATGTTTAGAGAGGGGAGCGTCAAGGTAATTAAGTCTGGAGAGAGGGACAGCGTTATAATCGCTGCAATATTGAGTATTATTGTGGGTATTTTGGCTCCATTGGTGTTGGTGGTGTTAAATTGA
- a CDS encoding proton-conducting transporter transmembrane domain-containing protein, with protein sequence MLGIYIMIISLVVSSLVFFIKGKQSSAVLSGVAIAINAYFLARRGLFEEFHVANTIGSFGLTVTDLNFAFLVTILAVTILTVPYSLRYMDERFRELGSGNWGLFFGLYSLFSVAMLYTVLSTNLLEIYIFLEIALVTSFLLIMLYGYGDRRRISLLYFIWTHVGTVLLLASIIIIGLETGTMDVFTALNKFHDYSLIGYGAAVFLVAVIGMMVKAAQAGVNVWLPYAHGEAPTPISVLLSPNMVGLGVFVIIIYFYLFPGMQFLAPIFLGWAILTMIYGGINALAQRDFKRFLAYSSVSQMGYMLLGAAVAYFMGLPTTLLALPLGVIASILIYVSHGLGKALLFMSAGANITEAHQRDIDKIGGLYQTSPLHSTLSFLGLLNILGLPPTIGLISEVLLLLSVGEIVSKTGLSWFLLVAAGLFIAIGLSSAYATYLFKKVYAGRPQHPISLDKIVEYSLPMILLSVLSLVFFFYPQIIVNSLSNFVVGVIGGDFSLPLIVFLPAIGSLIALVTPSRLNRDVRGWILNVVLGTSMVLAWLNLANSVTESRTFFIPTEFFTFSYFSFSSSLLQSILAVFVSTLSFFIGVYSVGYMREDNVLRRYWGFFGFFVSSMLAVVLSNNVLMFLAGWEGTSLASYGLISYWLDDNEKNLVGDKGRFVLNVEFISKPTTSGIRAMIFTRVGDVGLLLGLGFLLYLTTGSTLSGSTLLYTSLTNLPGMFQLLGEMGSLPFGLAMLLLLFLGGISKSAQFPFTQWLVTAMTGPTPVSALIHAATMVNLGAMLTFLAYPFLFFNVNGHSAGNLLLFFSIMAGVSLFTALYTSFNALVSNEQKVVLANSTADQISLMILASSLGGILSIVYSTPILLFSGIAIGLIQMIAHGVYKASLFMNAGSVIHYTESRYMASSPRLYKEIPWVFILQLIAALNLANVPPLLGFWAHSFISSLTAPNVVLNTIYLFLEFLGAIYIIRYVMKTFLWKSSTEETERGHISPEMLVSPTVLILASIGLGLGVTSIAAFMESHFLATGFSFDPVEFILSLLGIALAVFSYLSPRDFSKYSSFKPFISFFYYGWYIYPALDRFGMALYKGSTGVYNALEYGVIDKGLNFKLPSVLVSAGNKYFKDIQTGLLRDYVGLYVGGLILLMVIVLVMLGVI encoded by the coding sequence ATGCTAGGAATATATATAATGATAATATCTTTGGTTGTTTCGTCTTTGGTGTTTTTTATAAAAGGTAAGCAATCCTCGGCGGTTCTTTCAGGCGTCGCGATAGCCATAAACGCCTATTTTCTAGCAAGGAGAGGTCTATTTGAGGAGTTCCACGTAGCTAACACTATAGGTTCGTTCGGATTAACAGTCACGGATCTAAACTTCGCTTTTCTAGTTACCATCCTAGCGGTTACTATTCTCACGGTTCCTTACTCCTTAAGATACATGGATGAGAGGTTCAGGGAACTTGGTTCAGGGAACTGGGGTTTATTCTTCGGTTTGTATTCTCTCTTCTCCGTTGCCATGCTTTATACAGTTCTTTCAACGAATCTTCTGGAAATATACATATTCCTTGAGATAGCTTTGGTCACCTCTTTCCTGTTAATAATGTTATACGGTTACGGTGACAGAAGGAGAATAAGCTTACTTTACTTCATTTGGACTCACGTAGGTACTGTGCTGCTTCTTGCTTCTATCATTATAATAGGTCTGGAGACCGGGACTATGGACGTATTTACTGCTCTGAATAAATTCCATGATTACTCGCTCATAGGATATGGGGCTGCCGTCTTCTTGGTCGCCGTTATAGGCATGATGGTGAAGGCAGCTCAGGCTGGCGTTAACGTTTGGCTTCCTTACGCTCACGGAGAAGCCCCTACCCCAATATCTGTGCTGCTCAGTCCTAACATGGTAGGGTTGGGGGTTTTCGTAATAATAATATATTTCTACCTCTTCCCAGGGATGCAGTTCCTAGCCCCCATCTTCTTGGGTTGGGCCATACTTACCATGATTTACGGAGGTATAAACGCTCTTGCTCAAAGGGATTTCAAGAGATTTCTGGCTTACTCAAGTGTATCCCAAATGGGTTACATGCTGTTGGGTGCAGCGGTGGCGTACTTCATGGGGTTACCGACCACTCTACTAGCCCTTCCTCTAGGCGTTATAGCCTCTATTCTCATTTACGTTTCTCATGGATTGGGAAAAGCCCTTCTATTCATGAGCGCTGGGGCCAACATAACCGAGGCCCATCAGAGAGACATAGACAAAATAGGAGGGCTTTATCAGACTTCTCCTCTACATAGCACGCTGTCTTTCCTCGGTTTGCTTAACATATTAGGCTTACCTCCCACGATAGGGCTAATCAGCGAGGTCTTACTACTCCTGTCAGTAGGGGAGATAGTCAGTAAGACAGGTCTCTCGTGGTTCCTATTAGTTGCGGCAGGTCTTTTTATAGCGATAGGTCTTTCATCTGCCTACGCAACGTACTTATTCAAAAAGGTTTATGCTGGGAGACCTCAACACCCCATATCTTTGGACAAAATCGTTGAGTACAGTTTACCAATGATTTTGCTAAGCGTGTTGAGTCTAGTATTTTTCTTCTATCCTCAAATTATAGTAAACTCGTTGTCTAACTTCGTCGTTGGAGTAATAGGTGGCGACTTCTCTTTACCACTCATAGTTTTCCTTCCAGCTATAGGTTCACTCATAGCCCTTGTTACTCCATCTAGATTGAACAGGGACGTTAGGGGTTGGATACTTAACGTAGTGTTAGGAACTTCGATGGTTTTAGCCTGGTTAAACTTAGCCAATAGCGTAACCGAAAGTAGGACATTCTTTATTCCTACCGAGTTCTTCACGTTTAGTTATTTCTCGTTCTCCTCCTCACTTCTTCAGTCGATTTTAGCGGTTTTCGTCTCTACTCTCTCATTCTTTATAGGAGTTTACAGTGTAGGCTACATGAGGGAGGATAACGTCTTAAGGAGATACTGGGGGTTCTTTGGATTTTTCGTTTCCTCCATGTTAGCCGTGGTCTTATCAAATAACGTGTTGATGTTCCTGGCTGGTTGGGAGGGTACCAGTCTTGCCTCCTACGGCCTGATAAGTTATTGGCTTGACGATAACGAGAAAAACTTGGTAGGCGATAAGGGCAGGTTTGTGCTAAACGTTGAGTTTATCTCTAAACCTACTACTTCGGGTATAAGAGCAATGATCTTTACGAGAGTGGGAGACGTAGGTTTATTGCTTGGACTAGGGTTCCTTCTTTATCTCACTACCGGTTCAACTCTCTCAGGTTCTACCCTCCTATACACCAGTTTAACGAATTTGCCCGGGATGTTCCAACTTTTGGGGGAGATGGGCTCCCTTCCGTTCGGTTTGGCAATGCTTTTATTACTGTTCCTTGGAGGAATCTCTAAGAGCGCTCAGTTTCCTTTCACTCAATGGCTTGTTACAGCTATGACCGGGCCCACGCCTGTTAGCGCCCTAATTCACGCGGCCACAATGGTGAATCTGGGGGCTATGTTGACTTTCTTAGCATATCCTTTCCTTTTCTTCAACGTCAACGGTCACAGCGCAGGTAATTTGCTTCTATTCTTCTCGATCATGGCTGGCGTCTCCTTGTTCACCGCTCTCTACACGAGCTTCAACGCTTTAGTCTCAAACGAACAGAAAGTCGTGTTGGCTAACTCCACAGCGGATCAAATATCACTCATGATATTGGCCTCATCGCTTGGAGGAATACTCTCGATAGTCTATTCCACCCCAATTCTTCTCTTTTCGGGCATAGCAATAGGGTTAATTCAGATGATAGCTCATGGGGTTTACAAGGCTAGCTTATTCATGAACGCGGGAAGTGTAATACACTATACGGAAAGCAGGTATATGGCTAGCTCTCCAAGGTTGTATAAGGAGATCCCCTGGGTTTTCATACTTCAATTGATAGCTGCGCTCAATTTAGCTAACGTTCCTCCTCTTTTAGGTTTCTGGGCTCACTCTTTCATCTCCTCACTTACCGCCCCAAACGTTGTACTCAATACAATTTATCTCTTCCTTGAGTTCTTAGGGGCTATCTACATTATAAGGTACGTTATGAAGACGTTCCTCTGGAAGTCCTCAACGGAGGAAACAGAAAGAGGACACATAAGTCCCGAAATGCTGGTCTCTCCCACCGTCCTAATTTTGGCTTCTATTGGATTGGGATTGGGCGTAACTTCGATCGCCGCTTTTATGGAGTCTCATTTCTTAGCAACAGGGTTTAGTTTCGACCCAGTTGAGTTCATACTATCTCTACTAGGTATTGCCTTAGCTGTATTTAGCTACCTCTCTCCAAGGGACTTCTCCAAGTACTCCTCGTTTAAGCCATTCATAAGCTTCTTCTATTACGGATGGTACATTTATCCTGCCTTGGATAGGTTTGGAATGGCCTTGTACAAGGGATCGACAGGTGTATACAACGCCTTAGAGTACGGAGTTATAGACAAAGGGCTTAATTTCAAATTACCTTCCGTATTGGTGAGTGCAGGGAACAAGTACTTTAAAGATATTCAGACCGGGCTATTGAGAGATTACGTCGGCCTCTACGTCGGCGGCTTAATATTGTTGATGGTGATAGTTCTGGTTATGTTAGGGGTGATTTAA
- the nuoK gene encoding NADH-quinone oxidoreductase subunit NuoK — protein MIVVDSALVVATLLIAIGIYGLLNSKNVIRVLLSSEIILNAAILLIFSMSALVGKSYTPLIFSVFAIGMALTEVVVAFASVILYYRQKGSLEVD, from the coding sequence ATGATAGTCGTTGATAGTGCTCTAGTCGTTGCTACCCTCCTTATAGCAATAGGAATATATGGACTGCTAAATAGCAAGAACGTAATTAGAGTTCTTCTCTCGTCAGAGATTATACTTAACGCTGCGATCCTTCTCATTTTCTCTATGTCAGCCCTAGTTGGGAAATCTTATACTCCCCTAATTTTTTCAGTTTTTGCTATAGGGATGGCCCTAACTGAGGTGGTCGTGGCTTTCGCCTCGGTAATCTTATATTATAGACAGAAGGGGTCCCTGGAGGTGGATTGA
- a CDS encoding NADH-quinone oxidoreductase subunit J family protein, producing the protein MLFSILALATALFIVNSKNVFYSAVSLAFLGISVAVLIADINPAAYSLYSAFHLILYVGATVVFLSISLVMFRGLEVKEVKTPWAPSLAIVAAIAFFAVLVLSTSSITPSGTPEQLNLAVVGEKLISQYWFPTFILIVALLTTMIEALSLARRD; encoded by the coding sequence ATGCTTTTTTCAATTTTAGCATTAGCTACTGCTTTATTTATAGTCAACTCAAAGAATGTGTTCTATTCAGCAGTCTCATTGGCCTTTCTAGGAATATCTGTAGCTGTCTTGATAGCCGACATAAATCCGGCCGCTTACTCTCTTTATTCTGCCTTTCACCTTATTTTGTATGTAGGGGCCACCGTAGTTTTCCTTTCCATATCTTTAGTAATGTTTAGAGGGCTAGAAGTTAAGGAAGTTAAGACTCCTTGGGCACCGAGTCTGGCTATAGTAGCTGCCATAGCGTTCTTTGCTGTCCTTGTGTTGTCAACAAGTTCTATCACGCCCTCAGGAACTCCAGAACAACTTAACCTCGCCGTGGTCGGTGAAAAGCTGATTTCTCAGTATTGGTTCCCAACTTTCATCCTTATCGTAGCTTTACTTACAACAATGATAGAGGCCCTATCTTTAGCGAGGAGGGACTAA
- the nuoI gene encoding NADH-quinone oxidoreductase subunit NuoI: MDSIKIKEYKRGQSPFNLVTGHVQAVGAGLKYFVKPQKITLKYPEESMTLPSGYRGMIRLYKDVCIGCTLCAMVCPADAMKMVTEQGKKLPSINYGRCVFCAFCVDICPVDALKETGVHDATFSNRRELIFTPDKFDQDFDQPPVNPVVRKVKPVIDEKKGIKYVPDSE; encoded by the coding sequence ATGGATTCCATAAAAATAAAGGAATATAAAAGGGGACAGTCCCCGTTTAATTTAGTAACGGGCCACGTTCAGGCAGTAGGAGCTGGTCTTAAGTATTTTGTAAAGCCTCAAAAGATAACATTAAAGTATCCTGAGGAATCGATGACTCTTCCTAGCGGATATAGAGGTATGATAAGACTTTACAAGGACGTTTGTATAGGTTGTACTTTATGCGCTATGGTCTGTCCGGCAGACGCAATGAAGATGGTCACTGAACAGGGGAAGAAGCTTCCCTCAATAAATTACGGTAGGTGTGTGTTCTGTGCGTTCTGTGTTGACATCTGTCCAGTTGACGCGCTGAAGGAAACCGGCGTCCACGACGCGACCTTCTCAAATCGTAGGGAGCTAATCTTCACTCCAGATAAGTTCGACCAGGACTTCGATCAACCGCCAGTTAATCCTGTAGTGAGGAAAGTGAAACCCGTTATTGATGAGAAAAAGGGGATAAAGTATGTACCAGATAGCGAGTGA
- the nuoH gene encoding NADH-quinone oxidoreductase subunit NuoH, with product MNILFDLRYYIFYPSFFAPIILPGLIFTGILLLTTIWFERKAAARVQMRIGPYYASKRLGGYLQLVADAVKFIFSEIIIPEAVNPTLFALAPVLVVAMSFLPLSVIPVSVIPPSGSIFSIYFHEFYDPNIGMGVLTGLFTQYNMLLILAIESFYPALVILMAWSTNNRFAIVGAVRESYLSVSYDVLLLMSTIAMALEYHTLDLAKIVQSGVPGLIANPIAAVTFFIAMIIGSARFPFDIAEADTELVLGPATEYSGLLFVLTMAGSYVGNFVLALVFTDMFLMGWYPLSGLPGALLTVIKASLLVFFSVFLRSVYGRYRLDQALRGSWKYVFPLALFSLFLGLVVGYLWIP from the coding sequence ATGAATATTCTTTTTGATCTTAGATATTACATCTTTTACCCCTCTTTTTTCGCTCCCATAATTCTTCCAGGGCTAATTTTCACCGGAATATTGCTTTTAACCACAATTTGGTTCGAAAGGAAGGCAGCTGCGAGGGTTCAGATGAGAATAGGTCCGTATTACGCATCTAAGAGACTTGGCGGATACTTACAGCTGGTTGCGGACGCCGTGAAGTTCATTTTCTCAGAGATCATAATCCCAGAGGCTGTAAACCCAACACTGTTCGCGCTCGCGCCCGTGTTAGTTGTAGCTATGTCTTTCTTACCATTGTCCGTAATACCGGTCTCAGTTATACCGCCTTCTGGCTCAATATTTTCTATATATTTTCATGAATTTTATGACCCAAATATCGGTATGGGTGTGTTAACAGGACTTTTCACTCAATACAACATGTTACTGATCTTAGCTATAGAGTCTTTTTATCCTGCTTTAGTGATCTTGATGGCTTGGAGTACAAACAATAGGTTCGCTATTGTAGGTGCAGTTAGGGAGTCTTATCTATCAGTTTCATATGACGTTCTACTTCTGATGTCTACCATAGCCATGGCTCTCGAGTATCATACCCTTGACTTGGCAAAGATAGTGCAATCAGGGGTTCCAGGATTGATAGCCAATCCAATAGCCGCAGTAACTTTCTTCATCGCTATGATAATTGGGAGCGCCAGGTTCCCGTTTGATATAGCTGAAGCGGACACTGAATTGGTCCTCGGTCCTGCAACTGAGTACAGCGGTCTTCTATTCGTTTTGACTATGGCTGGGTCATATGTCGGTAACTTCGTTTTAGCTTTGGTGTTTACCGACATGTTCCTTATGGGATGGTATCCCTTATCTGGTCTTCCTGGTGCGCTCCTTACTGTAATAAAGGCGTCACTTCTAGTGTTTTTCTCCGTGTTCTTGAGATCAGTATATGGGAGATATAGGTTAGACCAAGCCCTAAGGGGCAGTTGGAAGTATGTTTTTCCTTTAGCTCTCTTTTCTCTCTTTCTAGGTTTGGTGGTAGGTTACCTATGGATTCCATAA